From the Diospyros lotus cultivar Yz01 chromosome 13, ASM1463336v1, whole genome shotgun sequence genome, one window contains:
- the LOC127788863 gene encoding transcription factor bHLH48-like isoform X2, whose translation MEGVSGPEVGCSSGGDKAEEIGVESLQFGEDIERLMAAPAPETASSFTALLELPANQAVELLHSPDTDQAPAPLPAGVWSNRMHSIICTPTFPSNAALLERASKFSFFAAGKNSAEVSSIPGNSSPNQQKVKQEPADSDSNPKYSDPVAPNSNQKSTKRKEREKKGKGSSKKSKNAANDASDDSEKLPYVHVRARRGQATDNHSLAERARREKINARMKLLQDLVPGCNKISGTALVLDEIINHVQSLQRQVEFLSMRLAAVNPRIDFNLDSLLAAECLCTPISSEWNCEDGPKGAPSIATTVYISATLAVSRRSGKEGLHYGRVLLLFRSDGNPDLYLI comes from the exons ATGGAGGGAGTTTCGGGTCCTGAGGTTGGGTGCTCGAGCGGCGGGGATAAGGCTGAAGAAATTGGAGTTGAATCGCTTCAATTCGGGGAAGATATCGAGAGATTAATGGCGGCGCCGGCGCCGGAAACTGCCAGTTCATTCACTGCTCTTCTTGAGCTTCCGGCGAACCAGGCCGTGGAGCTCTTGCACTCGCCGGATACCGACCAAGCTCCGGCGCCGCTTCCTGCCGGAGTTTGGAGTAACCGAATGCATTCCATCATTTGCACTCCGACGTTCCCCTCCAATGCTGCCCTACTAGAACGTGCCTCCAAGTTCTCGTTCTTCGCCGCCGGCAAAAACTCGGCGGAGGTGAGCTCAATTCCCGGGAATTCGAGCCCCAACCAGCAGAAAGTGAAGCAAGAACCGGCGGATTCGGATTCGAACCCAAAATACTCCGATCCGGTTGCTCCGAACAGCAATCAGAAATCGACAAAGCGAAAAGAGCGAGAGAAGAAG GGAAAAGGGTCGTCCAAGAAGAGCAAAAACGCCGCAAATGATGCCTCCGATGACAGCGAAAAGCTCCCGTACGTTCACGTCCGGGCTCGCCGAGGCCAGGCTACTGATAACCATAGCCTAGCGGAGAGA GCCAGGAGAGAGAAGATTAATGCTCGGATGAAACTACTTCAAGACCTAGTCCCCGGATGCAACAAG ATTTCAGGGACAGCTTTGGTGCTGGATGAGATTATTAACCATGTACAGTCCCTACAACGTCAAGTGGAG TTCTTATCAATGAGACTTGCAGCTGTTAACCCAAGAATTGATTTCAACCTTGACAGTTTATTGGCTGCAGAA TGTCTCTGCACTCCAATCAGCTCAGAATGGAACTGTGAAGATGGGCCGAAAGGAGCTCCTTCAATAGCTACTACTGTATATATATCAGCTACATTAGCAGTTAGCCGCAGAAGTGGAAAGGAAGGCCTGCATTATGGCCGTGTTTTGCTGCTGTTTCGGTCAGATGGAAACCCTGATTTATATCTCATTTAG
- the LOC127788863 gene encoding transcription factor bHLH48-like isoform X1, with amino-acid sequence MEGVSGPEVGCSSGGDKAEEIGVESLQFGEDIERLMAAPAPETASSFTALLELPANQAVELLHSPDTDQAPAPLPAGVWSNRMHSIICTPTFPSNAALLERASKFSFFAAGKNSAEVSSIPGNSSPNQQKVKQEPADSDSNPKYSDPVAPNSNQKSTKRKEREKKGKGSSKKSKNAANDASDDSEKLPYVHVRARRGQATDNHSLAERARREKINARMKLLQDLVPGCNKISGTALVLDEIINHVQSLQRQVEFLSMRLAAVNPRIDFNLDSLLAAENGSPVDSNSLSMVMPLMWPEGPVNRNRQHSQQLCHFDGFHQPIWGREDIANFITPENSLMSFDSSTNSVSLHSNQLRMEL; translated from the exons ATGGAGGGAGTTTCGGGTCCTGAGGTTGGGTGCTCGAGCGGCGGGGATAAGGCTGAAGAAATTGGAGTTGAATCGCTTCAATTCGGGGAAGATATCGAGAGATTAATGGCGGCGCCGGCGCCGGAAACTGCCAGTTCATTCACTGCTCTTCTTGAGCTTCCGGCGAACCAGGCCGTGGAGCTCTTGCACTCGCCGGATACCGACCAAGCTCCGGCGCCGCTTCCTGCCGGAGTTTGGAGTAACCGAATGCATTCCATCATTTGCACTCCGACGTTCCCCTCCAATGCTGCCCTACTAGAACGTGCCTCCAAGTTCTCGTTCTTCGCCGCCGGCAAAAACTCGGCGGAGGTGAGCTCAATTCCCGGGAATTCGAGCCCCAACCAGCAGAAAGTGAAGCAAGAACCGGCGGATTCGGATTCGAACCCAAAATACTCCGATCCGGTTGCTCCGAACAGCAATCAGAAATCGACAAAGCGAAAAGAGCGAGAGAAGAAG GGAAAAGGGTCGTCCAAGAAGAGCAAAAACGCCGCAAATGATGCCTCCGATGACAGCGAAAAGCTCCCGTACGTTCACGTCCGGGCTCGCCGAGGCCAGGCTACTGATAACCATAGCCTAGCGGAGAGA GCCAGGAGAGAGAAGATTAATGCTCGGATGAAACTACTTCAAGACCTAGTCCCCGGATGCAACAAG ATTTCAGGGACAGCTTTGGTGCTGGATGAGATTATTAACCATGTACAGTCCCTACAACGTCAAGTGGAG TTCTTATCAATGAGACTTGCAGCTGTTAACCCAAGAATTGATTTCAACCTTGACAGTTTATTGGCTGCAGAA AATGGATCACCAGTAGATAGTAATTCCCTGAGCATGGTTATGCCACTGATGTGGCCGGAGGGACCAGTCAATAGGAACAGACAGCATTCCCAACAATTATGCCATTTTGATGGATTTCATCAGCCAATTTGGGGAAGGGAAGATATTGCCAACTTCATTACCCCAGAGAACTCATTAATGAGTTTTGACTCTTCAACTAATTCTG TGTCTCTGCACTCCAATCAGCTCAGAATGGAACTGTGA
- the LOC127788862 gene encoding exopolygalacturonase, producing MTTHFLAFHLILLFIPSQWLSAASPAGAPAIQLPESAVTVRDYGAAGDGFHYDTGPIQAAIDACSSSAALSGGICRVVFPPGRYLTATVFLRSGVVLEVKRGAKILGGTRREDYPAEARLWYVVVAEEAAELGITGGGEIDGQGLEFVERFDERKNVMVSWNRTGACLGDECRPRLVGFIGCRNVRLSGIRFVQPAYWCLHIVRCENTSIEDVSIHGDFNTPNNDGIDIEDSNNTLITRCNINTGDDAICPKTYNSPLYNLTATDCWIRTKSSAIKLGSASWFEFKGLVFDNITIVDSHRGLGMQIRDGGNVSDVTFTNIDIRTRYYDPSWWGRAEPIYLTTCPRDSNSKAGSISNVQFINITATSENGVFLSGSQGATLSNLKFLNVNLSYRRWTNYAAGMVDYRPGCQGLVNHNTSGMMMEHVEGLELENVDMRWSGAPWNNPLDLRPSTVNNISFLNFHSSLFAL from the exons ATGACAACCCACTTCTTAGCTTTCCATCTTATCCTGCTCTTCATCCCTAGCCAATGGCTATCTGCCGCGTCACCCGCCGGCGCGCCAGCCATTCAACTACCCGAATCGGCCGTCACCGTCCGCGACTACGGAGCCGCCGGTGACGGCTTCCACTACGACACCGGGCCCATCCAGGCCGCCATCGACGCTTGCTCCTCCTCGGCCGCCCTCTCCGGCGGCATATGCCGAGTGGTCTTTCCTCCTGGGAGGTACCTCACGGCGACGGTGTTCCTGCGATCGGGCGTGGTTTTGGAGGTGAAAAGAGGGGCGAAGATATTGGGGGGGACGAGGCGGGAGGACTACCCGGCGGAGGCGAGGCTGTGGTACGTGGTGGTGGCGGAGGAGGCGGCGGAGTTGGGGATAACGGGCGGAGGGGAGATCGACGGGCAGGGGCTGGAGTTCGTGGAGAGGTTCGATGAGAGGAAAAACGTGATGGTGAGTTGGAACCGGACGGGGGCGTGTTTGGGAGACGAGTGTAGGCCCCGGCTGGTTGGTTTCATTGGCTGCCGGAACGTTCGTCTCTCCGGCATCCGCTTCGTTCAGCCTGCCTACTGGTG CTTGCACATAGTAAGGTGTGAGAACACATCCATTGAAGATGTCTCAATCCATGGAGATTTCAACACACCCAACAATGATGGCATAGACATAGAGGACTCAAACAATACACTCATCACAAGATGCAACATAAACACAGGAGATGATGCAATCTGTCCCAAGACTTACAATTCCCCTCTCTACAACCTCACTGCAACAGACTGCTGGATCCGAACCAAATCCTCGGCCATCAAGCTCGGCAGCGCTAGCTGGTTCGAGTTCAAGGGCCTGGTGTTCGATAACATCACCATTGTCGACTCCCATCGTGGCCTTGGAATGCAGATACGCGATGGAG GAAATGTGAGTGATGTTACCTTCACAAACATTGACATCAGAACAAGATACTACGATCCCTCCTGGTGGGGCAGAGCCGAGCCGATCTACCTGACAACCTGCCCCAGAGACAGCAACTCAAAAGCAGGGTCAATCTCCAACGTGCAGTTCATCAACATCACAGCAACATCTGAAAATGGAGTCTTCCTGTCAGGCTCTCAGGGGGCGACCTTGAGCAATCTGAAGTTCCTGAATGTCAATCTGAGTTACAGAAGATGGACAAACTACGCCGCCGGAATGGTCGACTACCGGCCGGGATGTCAGGGGCTCGTAAACCACAACACGTCGGGGATGATGATGGAGCATGTGGAAGGGCTGGAACTCGAAAATGTGGACATGAGATGGTCGGGAGCGCCGTGGAACAATCCTCTGGACTTGAGGCCTTCAACTGTGAATAACATTTCTTTCCTCAACTTCCACTCAAGCCTATTTGCATTGTAG